A DNA window from Roseovarius sp. Pro17 contains the following coding sequences:
- a CDS encoding phosphotransferase, translating to MTPDEAIKTARALPCWTAVSAAVPLDGGITNHNIRVTDKGRDYVVRLGQDIPEHGILRWHELSLSRAAAEAGLSPQVHHVEPGALVIDFIDSVALTENDLHDEATLMQATDLIARVHRDMPRYAHGPILAFWVFHILRSYAHDLRERGSRHTPQLSGLLDEADMLERAVGPVDLVLGHNDLLPANILRAEDRLWVIDWEYGGFNSPLFDLGGIASNCDLPRAAEEAMLTRYYGHPPDTALWRSYSAMKCASLLRETMWSMVSEQTSTLEFDYADYTDKNLNRYRAALAAFTDKDT from the coding sequence ATGACTCCTGATGAGGCGATCAAGACCGCGCGCGCCCTGCCCTGCTGGACAGCTGTGAGTGCCGCCGTGCCGTTGGATGGCGGCATCACCAACCACAACATCCGCGTGACGGATAAGGGACGCGACTATGTGGTGCGGCTGGGGCAGGACATCCCCGAGCACGGCATCCTGCGCTGGCACGAGTTGTCGCTCAGCCGTGCGGCTGCCGAGGCAGGGCTATCACCGCAAGTGCATCACGTCGAGCCGGGCGCGCTGGTCATCGACTTTATTGACAGCGTCGCACTGACCGAAAACGATCTGCATGACGAGGCCACGCTGATGCAGGCGACCGACCTCATCGCGCGGGTCCATCGCGACATGCCGCGCTATGCACATGGCCCGATCCTCGCCTTCTGGGTGTTTCATATTCTGCGCAGCTACGCCCATGACCTTCGGGAACGGGGCTCGCGCCATACCCCGCAACTGAGCGGCCTGCTGGACGAGGCGGACATGCTGGAACGCGCCGTCGGCCCCGTTGATCTGGTTCTGGGGCATAACGATCTGTTGCCTGCCAACATCCTGCGGGCCGAGGATCGCCTCTGGGTCATCGACTGGGAATACGGCGGGTTCAACTCGCCGCTTTTCGATCTGGGTGGCATCGCCTCGAACTGCGATCTGCCGCGCGCCGCCGAAGAGGCGATGCTGACCCGCTACTATGGCCATCCGCCGGATACCGCCCTCTGGCGCAGTTATTCGGCCATGAAATGCGCGTCGCTCCTGCGCGAAACGATGTGGTCGATGGTCAGCGAGCAGACCTCGACCCTCGAATTCGACTACGCCGACTACACCGACAAGAACCTCAACCGCTACCGCGCTGCGCTGGCCGCCTTCACAGACAAGGACACCTGA
- a CDS encoding c-type cytochrome produces the protein MKPIVATATAAVLLLSAPALAASDNPETATAAPTGDVAAGEEAFAKQCTACHVVKSDDGEVLAGKRGRTGPNLYGVMGGTVGTVEGFKFSKSMAEMADTDIVWTEENFVTYVQNPTDWLREKLDDKKARSKMSWRVRDPQEAADIYAFLHSIAPAKAE, from the coding sequence ATGAAACCCATTGTTGCAACAGCCACCGCCGCCGTGCTGCTGCTAAGCGCGCCAGCCCTTGCCGCAAGCGATAATCCCGAAACCGCGACTGCCGCCCCCACCGGCGACGTCGCAGCCGGCGAGGAAGCGTTCGCCAAGCAATGCACGGCGTGCCATGTGGTGAAATCCGACGACGGCGAAGTGCTGGCAGGCAAGCGCGGTCGCACCGGCCCGAACCTTTATGGCGTCATGGGCGGGACCGTCGGGACGGTCGAAGGGTTCAAATTCAGCAAGTCGATGGCCGAGATGGCCGATACGGACATTGTGTGGACCGAAGAAAACTTTGTGACCTACGTTCAAAATCCAACGGACTGGCTGCGCGAAAAGCTGGACGACAAGAAAGCCCGCAGCAAGATGAGCTGGAGGGTGCGTGACCCACAGGAAGCAGCGGATATTTACGCTTTTCTCCATTCGATCGCCCCGGCCAAGGCCGAGTAG
- a CDS encoding BMP family protein gives MTNAPNSQRGLTRRRFMATAAAAALTVGLFSGVRPLMAAEPIKTAGIYTVPVEQQWVSRIHKAATAAAERGDIDYAFSENVSNTDYARVMREYAESGYTLIIGEAFAVEQEAREVAAEYPNIAFLLGSSFKEDRALPNFAVFDNYIQDASYLTGIIAGSMSKSGNIGLIGGFPIPEVNRLMHAFMAGVRETKPDATFQVSFIGSWFDPPAAKETAYAMIENGADMLYAERFGVSDAAQEKGVLAIGNVIDTQADYPETVVASAIWNFEPTLDKAIKEVKNATFSAADYGSYSNMKAGGAELAPLGTFEDKVPPSALKLVEKRKAEIMSGIYTTEINDEEPKSQ, from the coding sequence ATGACCAATGCACCAAATTCGCAGCGCGGACTGACGCGTCGCCGCTTCATGGCTACTGCCGCTGCCGCCGCGTTGACCGTAGGCCTGTTTTCAGGCGTGCGCCCACTGATGGCCGCAGAGCCGATCAAGACTGCAGGCATCTATACGGTCCCGGTCGAACAGCAATGGGTCAGCCGCATCCACAAGGCCGCAACCGCCGCCGCTGAGCGCGGCGATATCGACTATGCGTTTTCGGAAAACGTCAGCAATACCGACTACGCCCGCGTCATGCGCGAATACGCCGAAAGCGGCTATACCCTAATCATCGGCGAAGCATTTGCCGTCGAGCAGGAGGCGCGCGAAGTCGCGGCGGAATACCCCAACATCGCCTTTCTTCTCGGCTCGAGCTTCAAGGAAGACCGCGCGCTGCCGAACTTTGCAGTATTCGACAACTATATTCAGGACGCCTCATATCTGACTGGGATCATTGCCGGATCTATGAGTAAGTCAGGTAATATCGGGCTGATCGGCGGCTTTCCGATCCCCGAGGTGAACCGCCTGATGCACGCCTTCATGGCCGGCGTTCGCGAGACCAAGCCTGATGCCACGTTCCAGGTCAGCTTTATCGGCTCGTGGTTCGATCCGCCCGCCGCCAAGGAGACCGCCTACGCAATGATCGAAAACGGTGCAGACATGCTTTATGCCGAGCGATTCGGTGTCAGCGATGCGGCACAGGAAAAGGGCGTGCTGGCCATTGGCAACGTGATCGACACACAGGCCGACTATCCCGAAACGGTCGTCGCCTCGGCAATCTGGAATTTCGAGCCGACGCTGGACAAGGCTATCAAGGAAGTCAAAAACGCCACCTTCTCAGCCGCCGACTACGGCAGCTATTCCAATATGAAGGCAGGCGGCGCCGAACTGGCTCCGCTTGGCACGTTCGAGGACAAGGTTCCCCCAAGCGCGTTGAAACTGGTCGAGAAACGCAAGGCCGAAATCATGTCCGGCATCTACACCACCGAGATCAACGACGAAGAGCCGAAGTCCCAGTGA
- a CDS encoding ABC transporter permease yields the protein MRLEPIANPSLTRTLTPPALAISATVVIASLLAMIAGANPFSVLGLILRGAFGSTFALLETLNRATPLIFTGLAVAVAFRARLWNIGAEAQLYGGALVVAILGAGLLDWPAFLLLPTMAILAMLAGAILLLIPALLKVRLGVDEVVTTLLINFIFLLFVSMLLEGALKDPMGMGWPKSARLIPEARLPRIFDGLRLHWGFGLALISAVIVWIIGARTTLGYEMRAVGLNRQAAEFAGIPVGRVLIKTALLSGGLAALAGYSEVAGLKGSLTLDLSPGFGYTGIIVAMLALLNPLGVIVAALFVAGIFVGADSMSRAVGVPTYLADIMLATALLLMVLAILLTRFRVVRE from the coding sequence ATGCGTCTTGAACCCATCGCCAATCCCTCACTGACCCGCACGCTAACGCCGCCAGCGTTGGCGATCAGCGCCACTGTCGTCATCGCCTCACTGCTGGCGATGATCGCGGGCGCGAACCCGTTTTCGGTGCTCGGCCTGATCCTCAGGGGCGCGTTCGGCAGCACATTTGCCCTGCTGGAAACGCTGAACCGCGCCACGCCGCTGATCTTTACCGGCCTCGCCGTGGCCGTCGCATTCCGCGCGCGGCTGTGGAACATCGGCGCCGAGGCACAGCTATATGGCGGCGCACTGGTCGTTGCGATCCTCGGCGCGGGTTTGCTGGATTGGCCCGCCTTCCTTTTGCTGCCGACAATGGCAATCCTCGCCATGCTGGCAGGCGCAATCCTGCTGTTGATCCCCGCGTTGCTCAAGGTTCGCCTTGGCGTTGACGAGGTGGTCACGACGCTATTGATAAACTTCATCTTCCTCTTGTTCGTATCAATGTTGCTGGAGGGCGCGCTCAAGGACCCGATGGGCATGGGCTGGCCCAAATCCGCGCGCCTCATCCCCGAGGCCCGCCTGCCCCGCATCTTTGACGGGCTGCGCCTACACTGGGGCTTTGGCCTTGCCCTGATTTCGGCTGTTATCGTCTGGATCATCGGCGCGCGAACGACGCTGGGCTATGAAATGCGCGCCGTCGGCCTCAACCGGCAGGCCGCCGAATTCGCCGGTATTCCCGTGGGCCGCGTTCTGATCAAGACGGCGCTGCTGTCTGGTGGCCTCGCGGCACTTGCAGGCTATTCCGAAGTAGCGGGCCTCAAGGGCTCGCTCACTCTCGATCTCAGCCCCGGCTTTGGCTACACGGGCATTATCGTGGCGATGCTGGCGCTGCTCAATCCGCTGGGCGTGATCGTCGCCGCGCTATTCGTCGCGGGCATCTTTGTCGGTGCCGACAGCATGAGCCGCGCGGTCGGCGTACCGACTTACCTCGCCGATATCATGCTGGCGACGGCGCTGCTGCTCATGGTGCTCGCGATCCTGCTGACCCGTTTTCGCGTGGTGAGGGAATAG
- a CDS encoding ABC transporter permease — translation MDILEILLTASFWTAAIRIASPLIFATLGELICERAGVLNLGIEGIMVAGAFAGWMAVYSGLGLWPGVAVAFVVGMGFGLIHSILTVPFGLSQHVVGLGVTLLATSSTYYAYRLALPEVTSPPKIEAFQPFEIPILSDIPLIGPALFAQTPLTYLAFAMVLIVALILYRTPLGLAVRAAGESPQAVAAQGLSVTAIRMGAVMVGSGLMAIGGAFLTMSAFNSFFFEMVSGRGWICIALVVFGAWKPGKALLGAILFAAFDALQIRIQQTPLGAGIPYQIFLMMPYFLSILALVVMSRRAEVPAALMVPFNKGER, via the coding sequence GTGGACATACTGGAAATCCTCCTTACCGCCAGCTTCTGGACCGCTGCGATCCGCATCGCGTCACCGCTGATCTTTGCCACGCTGGGCGAGCTGATTTGCGAGCGCGCGGGTGTTCTGAACCTCGGGATCGAGGGGATCATGGTTGCGGGCGCTTTTGCGGGCTGGATGGCGGTCTATTCCGGCCTTGGCCTGTGGCCCGGCGTGGCGGTGGCATTCGTCGTCGGCATGGGGTTCGGCCTGATCCATTCCATCCTGACGGTGCCCTTCGGCCTGTCGCAGCATGTCGTTGGCCTTGGTGTCACGTTGCTGGCGACGTCCAGCACTTACTACGCCTATCGCCTTGCCCTACCCGAGGTCACCAGCCCACCCAAGATCGAGGCCTTTCAGCCGTTTGAAATCCCGATTCTGTCCGACATTCCGCTGATCGGCCCGGCCCTGTTCGCGCAGACACCGCTGACCTACCTGGCCTTTGCGATGGTGCTGATCGTCGCGCTGATCCTCTACCGCACGCCACTGGGGTTGGCCGTGCGCGCCGCTGGCGAAAGCCCTCAGGCCGTCGCGGCCCAAGGCCTGTCGGTCACCGCCATCCGCATGGGCGCAGTCATGGTCGGCAGCGGCCTGATGGCGATCGGCGGCGCGTTTCTGACCATGTCGGCCTTTAACAGCTTCTTCTTTGAGATGGTGTCAGGGCGCGGCTGGATCTGCATCGCCCTCGTCGTCTTTGGCGCGTGGAAGCCGGGCAAGGCGCTGCTGGGCGCGATCCTTTTCGCCGCCTTCGACGCGCTGCAAATCCGCATCCAGCAGACACCGCTGGGCGCGGGCATCCCCTATCAGATATTCCTGATGATGCCCTATTTCCTGTCTATCCTCGCACTTGTCGTCATGTCGCGCCGGGCCGAAGTGCCTGCCGCCCTGATGGTGCCATTCAACAAGGGGGAACGCTGA
- a CDS encoding ABC transporter ATP-binding protein codes for MSDTTEAQVVLRLDKITKTFGALTANDAVSLTLHKGEVIALLGENGAGKTTLMNILFGQYTADSGGVEVMGAPLPPGNPRAALDAGVGMVHQHFTLADNMTVLENVTLGTRSLWSLGQDRTAARTRITQLAHDFKLSVDPDARVGTLTVGERQRVEILKALYRDARILILDEPTAVLTPQETNDLFETLRKAVTLGLSIVFISHKLHEVMAISDRVVILRHGKVVHEGATNDTDRNDLAARMVGGDVSAPKAEPGKPGAPLLALRGVSTPDRGSAPGLKSLDFSLMAGQITGLAGVSGNGQAALAELIGGVIRPARGTLVLNGSDVQHWTPRAAVHAGIARIPEDRHKTGTIADFDLTENAILETYKDAPFSRHGWMNWRAAKDFAEGIITRYDVRCPGPGTRIRLLSGGNMQKLILGRVMEGEPQIILANQPVRGLDIGAVNYVHSQLLEARDRGAAVLLISEDLDEIMALSDVIHVISEGHLSPPFERGTMSPADLGVWMAGHGFEERTHAS; via the coding sequence ATGTCTGATACGACGGAGGCGCAGGTCGTCCTGCGCCTCGATAAAATTACCAAGACATTCGGCGCTCTCACCGCGAATGACGCGGTCAGCCTGACCCTTCACAAGGGCGAGGTGATCGCGCTGCTCGGCGAAAACGGCGCTGGCAAGACGACGCTGATGAACATCCTCTTCGGCCAATACACCGCCGATTCCGGTGGCGTCGAGGTGATGGGCGCGCCCCTGCCCCCCGGCAACCCGCGCGCGGCGCTGGATGCGGGGGTCGGCATGGTGCATCAGCATTTCACGCTGGCCGACAACATGACCGTGCTTGAGAACGTGACGCTGGGTACTCGCTCACTTTGGTCGCTGGGGCAGGATCGCACAGCAGCGCGGACGCGGATCACGCAACTGGCGCATGACTTCAAGTTAAGCGTTGATCCCGACGCCCGTGTCGGAACGCTGACGGTCGGCGAGCGACAGAGGGTCGAAATCCTCAAGGCGCTCTACCGCGATGCGCGCATCCTGATATTGGACGAACCGACAGCGGTGCTGACGCCGCAAGAAACCAACGATCTGTTCGAGACGCTGCGCAAGGCCGTCACGCTGGGTCTGTCTATCGTCTTTATTTCGCACAAGCTGCATGAGGTCATGGCGATCTCGGACCGCGTCGTGATCCTGCGCCACGGCAAGGTCGTACATGAGGGCGCGACCAATGACACCGATCGCAACGATCTGGCCGCGCGCATGGTCGGTGGCGACGTCAGCGCGCCCAAGGCCGAGCCGGGCAAACCGGGCGCACCGCTGTTGGCGCTGCGAGGAGTATCAACACCGGATCGCGGCAGCGCTCCGGGCCTGAAATCGCTGGATTTCAGTCTGATGGCAGGGCAGATCACCGGGCTTGCCGGGGTGTCGGGCAATGGTCAGGCGGCGCTGGCAGAGCTTATCGGCGGCGTGATCAGGCCCGCGCGCGGAACGCTGGTGCTAAACGGCTCTGACGTCCAGCACTGGACACCCCGCGCCGCTGTCCATGCCGGGATCGCGCGCATCCCCGAGGACCGGCACAAAACCGGCACTATCGCCGATTTCGATCTGACCGAAAACGCCATTCTGGAAACCTACAAGGATGCACCGTTCAGCCGCCACGGCTGGATGAACTGGCGCGCTGCCAAGGATTTTGCCGAGGGCATCATCACCCGCTACGACGTGCGCTGCCCCGGTCCCGGCACACGCATCCGCCTGCTATCAGGCGGCAACATGCAAAAACTGATCCTGGGTCGCGTGATGGAGGGCGAACCGCAGATCATCCTCGCCAATCAGCCCGTGCGCGGCCTTGATATCGGCGCGGTTAACTATGTTCACTCGCAGCTCCTTGAGGCGCGGGATCGCGGCGCGGCCGTTCTGCTGATTTCCGAAGATCTGGATGAAATCATGGCTTTGTCGGACGTCATTCATGTCATCTCTGAGGGCCACCTGTCGCCCCCGTTCGAACGCGGCACGATGTCGCCCGCCGATCTGGGCGTCTGGATGGCCGGGCATGGTTTTGAGGAGCGCACCCATGCGTCTTGA
- a CDS encoding FAD-dependent oxidoreductase translates to MSDFPNQARAVIVGGGIVGCSTAYHLADLGWDVVLLERKKLTSGTTFHAAGLVGQLRSNANITQLLGYSVDLYKRLEAETGQATGWKMNGGLRLACNAERWTEVKRQATTAHSFGLEMELLTPSEAQELWPLMQVDDVVGAAFMPTDGQANPSDITLSLAKGARQKGTRIFEDTKVTEVIVENGIIKGVETEKGRIDTPIVIACCGQWTRQFAKQVGVNVPLVPIEHQYMVTDQIDGVTPDLPTLRDPDRLTYYKEEVGGLVMGGYEANPILWAKNGIPKDFHYTLLDSNFDHFEQLMELSLGRVPALETAGIKTLTNGPESFTPDGNFILGEAPELRNFFVGAGFNAYGIAAGGGAGMALAEWVAKGAPPYDLWAVDIRRFGRPHFDDDWIRARTYEAYGKHYTMAWPHEEHSSARPCRKSPLYDALKTQGAVFGEKLGWERPNWFAEPGEEARDIYTYQTPNWHDAVAREHKAAREAAVLFDQTSFAKFVLKGPEAEAALGWIAANDVRGPVGTLTYTQMLNDHGGIECDLTCARTAPDEFYIVTGTGYATHDFDHIARNIPQGMDAQLVDVTSAYAVLSIMGPRARDIVQALTHADMGNDAFPFGTCQMIAIAGAPVRALRVTYVGELGWELHVPTEYATAVHGALMQAGEPHGLCNAGYRAIETLRLEKGYRAWASDIGPDHTPLEAGLGWAVKLKTNIDFRGRSACAAQTENGVKKIMATFTTAPGVILSGRETIYRDGARCGWLSSAGFGHTVQKSIGMGYVRDASGITRADVLNGQYELEVAGERVPAEACLSALYDPKIEKVKA, encoded by the coding sequence ATGAGCGATTTCCCCAATCAGGCCCGTGCGGTCATCGTCGGCGGCGGCATCGTCGGATGCTCGACCGCCTATCACCTTGCCGATCTGGGTTGGGACGTGGTGCTGCTCGAGCGGAAGAAGCTGACCTCCGGCACCACGTTTCACGCCGCCGGCCTCGTCGGGCAGCTACGCTCGAACGCCAATATCACGCAGCTGCTGGGTTATTCCGTCGATCTCTACAAACGGCTCGAGGCCGAGACGGGTCAGGCAACCGGGTGGAAGATGAACGGCGGGCTGCGCCTTGCCTGCAACGCCGAACGCTGGACCGAGGTAAAGCGACAAGCGACGACTGCGCATTCCTTTGGCCTGGAAATGGAGCTGCTGACGCCATCGGAGGCACAGGAATTATGGCCGCTGATGCAGGTCGACGACGTCGTCGGCGCGGCCTTCATGCCGACCGACGGACAGGCGAACCCCTCGGACATCACCCTGTCACTGGCCAAGGGTGCGCGGCAGAAGGGCACCCGGATTTTCGAGGATACCAAGGTCACAGAGGTCATCGTCGAAAACGGCATCATCAAAGGCGTCGAGACGGAAAAAGGCCGCATCGACACGCCCATCGTAATCGCCTGCTGTGGCCAGTGGACGCGCCAATTTGCCAAACAGGTCGGCGTCAACGTCCCCCTCGTCCCGATCGAACATCAATATATGGTCACGGACCAGATAGACGGCGTAACCCCCGATTTGCCGACCCTGCGCGATCCTGACCGCCTGACCTACTACAAGGAGGAGGTCGGCGGCCTAGTCATGGGGGGCTATGAGGCCAATCCGATCCTCTGGGCCAAAAACGGCATCCCCAAGGATTTTCACTACACCCTGCTCGACAGTAACTTCGACCATTTCGAGCAGTTGATGGAGCTGTCCTTGGGCCGTGTTCCCGCGCTGGAAACCGCTGGTATCAAGACACTGACCAATGGCCCAGAAAGCTTTACCCCCGATGGCAATTTCATCCTCGGTGAAGCGCCAGAATTGCGCAATTTTTTTGTCGGAGCGGGCTTTAACGCCTATGGCATCGCGGCGGGGGGCGGCGCGGGCATGGCGCTGGCCGAATGGGTGGCCAAGGGCGCGCCGCCCTATGACCTCTGGGCCGTCGATATCCGCCGTTTTGGTCGCCCGCATTTCGACGACGACTGGATCCGCGCTCGTACTTACGAGGCCTATGGCAAGCACTACACGATGGCATGGCCGCATGAGGAACACTCATCAGCGCGCCCCTGCCGCAAATCACCACTCTATGACGCGCTGAAAACCCAAGGCGCGGTCTTCGGCGAGAAACTGGGATGGGAACGGCCCAACTGGTTCGCAGAACCCGGCGAAGAGGCGCGCGATATCTATACGTATCAAACGCCCAATTGGCACGACGCGGTCGCGCGCGAACACAAAGCGGCACGCGAAGCGGCTGTCCTCTTTGATCAGACGTCCTTTGCCAAGTTTGTGCTAAAGGGCCCGGAAGCCGAGGCAGCGCTGGGATGGATCGCGGCGAACGACGTGCGCGGCCCGGTCGGCACGCTGACCTACACCCAGATGCTCAACGATCATGGCGGGATCGAATGCGATTTGACTTGCGCACGCACAGCGCCTGATGAGTTCTACATCGTCACCGGCACGGGCTATGCAACGCATGATTTCGACCATATCGCGCGCAACATTCCTCAGGGTATGGACGCGCAACTCGTTGATGTGACGTCGGCCTATGCGGTTCTGTCAATCATGGGGCCAAGGGCGCGCGATATCGTTCAGGCCTTGACCCATGCGGACATGGGCAACGACGCTTTCCCCTTTGGCACGTGCCAGATGATCGCGATCGCGGGCGCGCCCGTGCGCGCATTGCGTGTCACATATGTGGGCGAATTGGGGTGGGAATTGCACGTGCCCACCGAGTACGCCACCGCCGTTCACGGCGCACTGATGCAGGCAGGTGAGCCGCACGGCCTATGCAACGCGGGCTACCGCGCGATTGAGACGCTGCGGTTGGAAAAAGGCTATCGCGCTTGGGCGTCCGATATCGGGCCGGACCACACGCCGCTGGAGGCGGGCCTCGGCTGGGCGGTCAAGCTAAAGACGAATATCGACTTCCGCGGTCGTTCTGCCTGCGCCGCGCAAACCGAGAATGGCGTCAAAAAGATCATGGCGACCTTCACCACTGCGCCGGGCGTGATCCTCTCGGGGCGCGAGACAATCTATCGGGATGGAGCGCGGTGCGGTTGGCTTAGCTCCGCTGGCTTTGGCCATACGGTGCAAAAATCAATCGGCATGGGCTATGTGCGCGACGCTAGCGGCATCACGCGCGCGGACGTGCTGAATGGCCAGTATGAACTGGAGGTCGCGGGCGAGCGCGTGCCCGCCGAGGCCTGCCTGAGCGCGCTCTACGATCCCAAAATTGAGAAGGTGAAGGCCTGA
- a CDS encoding ABC transporter permease codes for MSWRRLIAPSALFWWALLAVTWALSSYSFQLYKALDARWIIRFPKGWQLNIEGWISTAMKWLLEDATFGLFTFQELTRFISALIEVPYDAARALLADGFIHGLGSNAVQIAPPLSWIAVTALMVLLARYAKGWGLAALVGACFIYLAVFGQWDSAMVTLASVVIAVPIGVLGGLALGIACYRAAWVERAMRPVLDLMQTVPIFAYLVPILFLFGFGPVSALVATVIYAMPPMVRVATVALQSVPPEVVEAGHMAGCTKRQMMWKVLVPSAAPTLMVGVNQVIMLSLNMVIIASMIGAGGLGFDVLSALRRLDIGGGIEAGLAIVVIAIALDRVSQAFSKRLPAAAPKRGANLAQRHPYLVAATLIVGGTYLVSLALPFVQDYPERFTLTTSAFWEDAMRWINITFFDILDTIKSFFLTWLLLPVKRFFTGIPWAWGIIATGLAAARVGGWRLGLMSAAMATLIAAVGLWDKAMTTVYLCGVSVLIAYAIGVPLGIWAGQRARAHAWVGAFIDTLQTLPSFVYLIPVVMLFRVGDFSAMIAVVLYALAPAVRYAAHGVRSVDPQMIEAGLVAGCTPRQLLWRIKLPLAAPSLLLGLNQTIMLALSMLVITALVGTRDLGQEVYIALTKANTGQGIVAGLAVAFIAIIADRIISAMARRSRERLGLS; via the coding sequence ATGAGTTGGCGACGCCTGATCGCGCCCAGCGCGCTGTTCTGGTGGGCGCTGCTGGCGGTGACATGGGCGCTCTCCAGTTATTCCTTTCAGCTTTACAAGGCGCTGGATGCGCGCTGGATCATCCGCTTTCCCAAGGGGTGGCAGCTGAACATCGAAGGCTGGATTTCCACCGCGATGAAATGGCTGCTGGAGGACGCGACATTCGGTCTGTTCACCTTTCAGGAGCTGACTCGCTTTATCTCGGCCCTGATCGAGGTGCCGTATGACGCCGCGCGTGCCCTGTTGGCGGACGGGTTTATCCACGGCCTTGGCAGCAACGCTGTTCAGATCGCGCCGCCGCTCAGCTGGATCGCGGTCACCGCGCTGATGGTGTTGCTGGCGCGCTATGCCAAGGGCTGGGGGCTGGCCGCGCTGGTTGGCGCATGTTTTATCTATCTGGCGGTGTTTGGCCAGTGGGACAGCGCGATGGTCACGCTTGCCTCGGTGGTGATCGCAGTGCCTATCGGCGTGCTGGGGGGCCTCGCCCTTGGGATTGCGTGCTACCGCGCGGCGTGGGTCGAGCGGGCGATGCGCCCGGTGCTGGACCTAATGCAGACGGTGCCGATATTCGCCTATCTCGTGCCGATCCTGTTCCTGTTTGGCTTCGGCCCCGTCTCTGCGTTGGTTGCAACAGTCATCTATGCGATGCCGCCGATGGTGCGGGTCGCTACGGTCGCCTTGCAGAGCGTGCCGCCCGAAGTGGTCGAGGCAGGGCATATGGCCGGCTGCACCAAGCGTCAGATGATGTGGAAGGTTCTGGTGCCCTCCGCCGCGCCGACGCTGATGGTGGGTGTCAATCAGGTGATCATGTTGTCGCTGAACATGGTCATCATTGCGTCGATGATCGGCGCCGGTGGCCTTGGGTTCGACGTCCTCAGCGCGCTGCGCCGTCTCGATATAGGCGGCGGGATCGAGGCTGGTCTGGCTATCGTGGTCATCGCCATCGCGCTGGATCGCGTCAGTCAGGCCTTCTCAAAACGCTTGCCCGCTGCCGCGCCCAAGCGGGGTGCAAACCTCGCCCAACGCCATCCTTACCTCGTGGCGGCGACGCTGATCGTCGGCGGCACGTATCTGGTCAGCCTCGCCCTGCCCTTTGTGCAGGACTACCCCGAGCGGTTCACCCTGACGACCAGCGCATTCTGGGAGGATGCGATGCGGTGGATCAACATCACGTTCTTTGACATTCTGGACACGATCAAGTCGTTCTTTCTCACGTGGCTCCTGCTGCCGGTGAAACGCTTTTTCACCGGTATCCCATGGGCATGGGGCATCATCGCCACCGGTTTGGCCGCTGCGCGTGTCGGTGGATGGCGACTGGGCCTGATGTCGGCGGCCATGGCCACGCTGATCGCTGCCGTGGGCCTCTGGGACAAGGCAATGACGACCGTCTACCTTTGCGGTGTATCGGTTCTGATCGCCTACGCCATTGGCGTCCCCCTTGGCATCTGGGCCGGGCAGCGGGCGCGCGCCCACGCGTGGGTCGGCGCGTTCATCGACACGCTGCAAACCCTGCCCAGCTTTGTTTATCTGATCCCGGTGGTGATGCTGTTCCGCGTCGGCGACTTTTCGGCGATGATCGCGGTTGTTCTCTACGCGCTGGCCCCTGCCGTGCGCTATGCGGCGCATGGCGTGCGCTCGGTCGATCCGCAGATGATCGAAGCCGGGCTGGTCGCGGGCTGCACACCCCGCCAGCTACTCTGGCGGATCAAGCTGCCGCTGGCCGCGCCCTCACTACTGCTGGGCCTGAACCAAACGATCATGTTGGCGCTGTCGATGCTGGTCATCACAGCCCTCGTCGGCACCCGCGATCTGGGTCAGGAGGTCTATATCGCGCTGACCAAGGCGAACACCGGCCAAGGTATCGTCGCCGGCCTTGCGGTCGCGTTTATCGCGATCATCGCGGATCGCATCATCTCGGCCATGGCGCGCCGATCACGGGAAAGGCTGGGCCTGTCATGA